DNA from Halomonas sp. GFAJ-1:
AAGGGGATTCCGCGCGCCAGCGAGTCTGACGATAGTGGCAATAATAGCCGATAAGCACGGCAGAGCGCGCCAAGGTAAAGAGGGTGAAGGCGAGCCAAAGGCCGTGGTTGCCTAGCCCCTGGGTCAACCACCAGGTAGGCAGGTAAATAGCCAGGCCAATGAAAATGCTGTTGCGCATTTCACGCACGGCAGAGGTGCCGATAAATACCCCGTCAAGCAAGTAACTCCATACGGCCAGTAGGGGCATGGCGACCATCCAGGGTAAGTAAATAGCCGCAGTGCTACGAACCTCGTCGAGCCCTGTGAGCAGTGCAATGAGGGCGTTACCGCCTACGGCGAAGGCCAGCGTTGCTACGGCGGCGGTCCAGAAAGAGAATCGGGCGGTAGCACGCACCGTGTTGGCAAACGCCTGCCAGTTGCGCCGCCCGTAGTCGCGGCCCACCAAGGACTCTGCTGCGTGGGCAAAGCCATCCAGTGCATAGCTGGTGAGCATAATAAACTGCAGCAGTACGGCGTTGGCGGCGAGCACCGTGTCGCCCTGGCGCGCTCCCTGGGCGGTAAAGAAGGCCATGGCAAACAAAAGGCCTAGGGTGCGCACAAAGAGGTTAGCGTTGACGTTGAACAGCGCCGAGTAAGCCGATAGCACCAGCAGCCGCTGGCGCTGAAAGGTGCCCTCTAAATGCCCCAGCTGGTGCAGCACTAAAACGGCGCCAAACGCGAGGGCGCTATAATCAGCAATCACACTGGCCAGCGCAACACCGTTGCTGGTCATGCCTAGCCCGATCACAAACCATAGGTCGAGCACGATATTAACGCTGTTGGTGAGCAGCAAAATCATCAGCGTGACTCGAGAGTTCTGCTGGCCTAAAAACCAGCCCAAAATCGCGTAGTTAGCCAGCACTGCTGGCGCTGACCATAGGCGGATTTCGGCATACTCCCGGGCCAGCGGTGTTGCTGCTTCGCTGCCGTCTAGCAGCCAAAGTCCTAACGAAATAAGCGGCGAACCCAGTACGATGAGTAGTGTGCCAATAACACCCGCCATGATCAGCGATTGACCTAGTAGGTTGCGCACATCACTGTCGCTTTCGCGGCCTATGGCCTGGGCGACCAGCCCCGTTGTGCCCATGCGTAAAAAGCCAAAGCCCCAATAGAGGAAGCTAAATAGCGTAGCGCCGAGGGTGACCCCGGCGAGATAGCGCGAGTCGGGCAGATGCCCAACCACGGCGGTATCCACCAGCCCCAGTAGGGGGACGGTGATATTGGAGAGGATGATTGGCCAGGCGAGGGTCCAAATACGCACGAGGCGGCGTTAGGCAGCGGTGATAATGCGGTACTTCTCCATTAGCTGCTCTTGGGTCTCGGCGCGTTCTGGATCCAGGGGAATACAGTCTACCGGGCAGACTTGTTGGCACTGCGGCTCATCAAAGTGCCCCACGCACTCGGTGCACAGGTTCGGGTCGATGACGTAAATCTCTTCGCCTTGAGAAATCGCGTCATTGGGGCATTCGGGCTCGCAGACGTCGCAGTTAATGCATTCGTCGGTGATCATCAGGGCCATGGGCATACCTCACGAATGGCTGGCTACTCGGGTAGGCCAATACCCGAGTGTTTTACTCAACAATGTCGATAGCTATGTAGTGTAATGCTTACGCAGCGCCTCTGCGACCTGCGGGTGAACCAGCGGTGAAATATCGCCGCCCAGCTTGGCGATTTCTCGCACGATGGTCGACGAGATATACGAGTTCTCTACCGCCGGGGTGAGAAATACGCTCTCAAGCTCGGGGTTTTGGGCGCGGTTCATATTCGCCAGCTGCAGTTCGTACTCAAAGTCTGAGACCGCGCGGAGGCCGCGCAGAATAATTGTCGCCCCTTGCTCGTGCATCATGGTGGTCAACAGTGATGAAAAGCCGATGACCTCCACGTTAGGCAGCGACGCGCAGACGGTTCTGGCCAGCGTAATACGCGCCTCAAGGTCTAGGCTAGGCCGTTTGCCAGGGCTTTCGGCCACAGCGATAACGACCTTATCGAACATCCGCGCGCCGCGCTCAATCAGGTCGAAGTGGCCATTGGTAATGGGGTCAAAGGTGCCTGGGTAGACCGCGATATTAACGCGTTGGGCGATCATTCCGGTGCCTCCTCGTCAAGCTGGCCGAAAGGGTTGTCAGCGGTAAGCGAAACCGCCTGAGCATAGCCTGGGATATGAATGCGGTCGGCGTGGATCTCAAGCTCAGGGCCTTCTAGTACGGCCTCGCCGAATTGGTAGCGGGGGGCGAAGTGCCCCTTATCTGCCTGGGCCAAATAGGCAGCTGCGTTGGCTCTTACCGTCTCGCGCCGGGTCTTCCAGGCATCAATGGCAGCGCTGCCATGGCGCTTAGTCAGTAGCCGCTCGGTGACTTCAGGCGATAACACAACGCCGGTTGCATTGTTGCCACCAAACCCTTTGGCATTAATAAAGGCTGCATCCGCCTTAAACGCTTGAGGGGTAGTGGAGAGCCGCAGCCGGTCGGCGTAAACATCGTCGGCCACCGCATCCAGCGTTGGAATGCCCGGTAGCAAGCCGTGGGCAAAACTGCCCAGCGCGCTTGCCAACTGGTCACCCGCCGCAGAGCCTTGAGAGTGGCCGATAAACGCTTTAATCGCCACAATTGGCCAATCGCTTATGCCATTAGCCCGAGCGATTTCATCAAGCACGTGGGATTCGGTTACGCGGTTTTTCGGCGTGCTAGTGCCGTGTGCGTGCAGAAAGGTGCGCTCTTTGAGTGCTTTATCCCCTAGCATGTCTTTCACTAATGCGACGGCTTTGCCCAAGGTGATGTAGTTGCCAATGCCGGGCGCAGAGATTGAGCGCTTAAAGCCGTCGGCATTGACGAAGACATCTGGCACGGCGCCTAAAATGTCTGCGCCTAGCTCAAGGGCAAGCGCGTCGTCCATTAGCAGCACGAACTGGCTAGCTTCCGCCATGGTAAAGCCGCAGTTGCGGGCAAATGGACGGCAGGCGCGCTGGTAGTCAGCATCGGTGAGTAGCTCCAACGCGTCCAGGGCTTTGAGGCTTGCGTCATCCGCCAGCGCCCCCATTGCACGGAAACCTTCAATGATTTCAGGCGTAATCGGCGCGTCGGCTGTGCCGACCATCACCACCCGTCGGCGGCCTGAGCGAATGTCATCAATGCCCAAGCGCAGGTTATAAAGAAAACTGGCACAGGCACCCAACGCTGCGCCAGTACTGCCTACGCTGCCGAGTACATAGGCATTGAGGAAGTCGGCGG
Protein-coding regions in this window:
- a CDS encoding MATE family efflux transporter; this translates as MRIWTLAWPIILSNITVPLLGLVDTAVVGHLPDSRYLAGVTLGATLFSFLYWGFGFLRMGTTGLVAQAIGRESDSDVRNLLGQSLIMAGVIGTLLIVLGSPLISLGLWLLDGSEAATPLAREYAEIRLWSAPAVLANYAILGWFLGQQNSRVTLMILLLTNSVNIVLDLWFVIGLGMTSNGVALASVIADYSALAFGAVLVLHQLGHLEGTFQRQRLLVLSAYSALFNVNANLFVRTLGLLFAMAFFTAQGARQGDTVLAANAVLLQFIMLTSYALDGFAHAAESLVGRDYGRRNWQAFANTVRATARFSFWTAAVATLAFAVGGNALIALLTGLDEVRSTAAIYLPWMVAMPLLAVWSYLLDGVFIGTSAVREMRNSIFIGLAIYLPTWWLTQGLGNHGLWLAFTLFTLARSAVLIGYYCHYRQTRWRAESP
- a CDS encoding ferredoxin yields the protein MALMITDECINCDVCEPECPNDAISQGEEIYVIDPNLCTECVGHFDEPQCQQVCPVDCIPLDPERAETQEQLMEKYRIITAA
- a CDS encoding pantetheine-phosphate adenylyltransferase translates to MIAQRVNIAVYPGTFDPITNGHFDLIERGARMFDKVVIAVAESPGKRPSLDLEARITLARTVCASLPNVEVIGFSSLLTTMMHEQGATIILRGLRAVSDFEYELQLANMNRAQNPELESVFLTPAVENSYISSTIVREIAKLGGDISPLVHPQVAEALRKHYTT
- a CDS encoding beta-ketoacyl synthase codes for the protein MGGINPAGRTSGHQAFRRTVLDALPADQQRQTLEGLAALMRLAEHSENGWQDSTGQPLNDPALTLREQVLNHTLIRRNEDPRFLAPGLPANRPASMVLAEPLRFTLRRRQLPENLPAHWQITDIDAREVEVTVPAGTLDVLLPDAHEPKVRAAAQLPSGFDPASLYRSVHHPRGLSMAVFGASDCLGASGLSWEDLRQQLNPDHIAVYAGNSIGQLDDQGWGGLLKSLVSGQRATSKQMPLGYGQMPADFLNAYVLGSVGSTGAALGACASFLYNLRLGIDDIRSGRRRVVMVGTADAPITPEIIEGFRAMGALADDASLKALDALELLTDADYQRACRPFARNCGFTMAEASQFVLLMDDALALELGADILGAVPDVFVNADGFKRSISAPGIGNYITLGKAVALVKDMLGDKALKERTFLHAHGTSTPKNRVTESHVLDEIARANGISDWPIVAIKAFIGHSQGSAAGDQLASALGSFAHGLLPGIPTLDAVADDVYADRLRLSTTPQAFKADAAFINAKGFGGNNATGVVLSPEVTERLLTKRHGSAAIDAWKTRRETVRANAAAYLAQADKGHFAPRYQFGEAVLEGPELEIHADRIHIPGYAQAVSLTADNPFGQLDEEAPE